The following DNA comes from Streptomyces pristinaespiralis.
CACCCGTCGTCGCCAACATCGCCCGCTCGCTGGGCGCCCTCACGATCGGCGTGGTCACCCGCCCGTTCACCTTCGAGGGCCGGCGGCGCGCGAACCAGGCGGAGGACGGCATCGCCGAACTCCGCGAAGAGGTCGACACCCTCATCGTCATCCCGAACGACCGGCTGCTGTCCATCTCGGACCGGCAGGTCAGCGTTCTGGACGCCTTCAAGTCGGCGGACCAGGTACTGCTGTCCGGTGTCCAGGGCATCACCGACCTCATCACCACCCCGGGTCTGATCAACCTCGACTTCGCCGACGTCAAGTCCGTCATGTCCGAGGCCGGCTCCGCCCTCATGGGCATCGGCTCGGCCCGCGGCGACGACCGGGCCGTGGCCGCGGCGGAGATGGCCATCTCCTCGCCGCTCCTCGAGGCGTCCATCGACGGCGCACGTGGCGTACTGCTCTCCATCTCCGGCGGCTCCGACCTCGGCCTGTTCGAGATCAACGAGGCGGCCCAGCTGGTCAGCGAGGCGGCCCACCCCGAGGCGAACATCATCTTCGGCGCCGTCATCGACGACGCGCTCGGCGACGAGGTCCGGGTCACGGTCATCGCGGCCGGCTTCGACGGCGGCCAGCCGCCGACCCGCCGGGAGAACGTGATCGGCTCCGCCTCCAACAAGCGCGACGATCAGGCCCCGACCCCGCCCCGCGCTACGGACAGCCCCCGCTCCACCGGGCTCGGCACCGTGCCCGTACGCGAGGAGCCCGCGCCCGCCGAGCCCGCTCCGGTCGCGAGCGACCTGGGATCGCCGGCCGGCCCGGCGCAGGTTCCGACGGCCCGTCCGTACCCGGACAGCCAGGCGGAAGAGCTGGATGTTCCGGACTTCCTGAAGTGACGGTGCAGCACGACGCGATACACGAGAGCGGCGCGCACTTCGCCTTCACCGACCGGTGGGGCGGGGTGAGCGCCGTTCCGTACGAG
Coding sequences within:
- the ftsZ gene encoding cell division protein FtsZ — encoded protein: MAAPQNYLAVIKVIGVGGGGVNAINRMIEVGLKGVEFIAINTDAQALLMSDADVKLDVGRELTRGLGAGANPAVGRKAAEDHREEIEEVLKGADMVFVTAGEGGGTGTGGAPVVANIARSLGALTIGVVTRPFTFEGRRRANQAEDGIAELREEVDTLIVIPNDRLLSISDRQVSVLDAFKSADQVLLSGVQGITDLITTPGLINLDFADVKSVMSEAGSALMGIGSARGDDRAVAAAEMAISSPLLEASIDGARGVLLSISGGSDLGLFEINEAAQLVSEAAHPEANIIFGAVIDDALGDEVRVTVIAAGFDGGQPPTRRENVIGSASNKRDDQAPTPPRATDSPRSTGLGTVPVREEPAPAEPAPVASDLGSPAGPAQVPTARPYPDSQAEELDVPDFLK